The proteins below are encoded in one region of Hordeum vulgare subsp. vulgare chromosome 3H, MorexV3_pseudomolecules_assembly, whole genome shotgun sequence:
- the LOC123441834 gene encoding uncharacterized protein LOC123441834, with protein sequence MAMGTQLVVTLAPRWQRNSYLDGVQLVVVVILHPGLQQRWLLAMGTSPALPLRCKLYAFSVITPASRCRRPCVTKRSESGSIIAGEEQIHGFYKEVLNRLPVKGIPSLAPRLLKAGLCIGFLDPISNIILNAISYCPSLLPSLEEGVSSRKTILSKIITDTNDPRVLDIPLSAHTVHSMTVARRSLEGLVSFLIYYYRYLAEAEAVRYLRLAGADLLVAVWLIDQDRNKPSVSVSDLIERKASFDISSPTTKIALRCAATSARHPEPAILVNAALSLASSPCNVSEYLQQYPRLSIREVRCLRQWLSLQHYVHMPPIDIWRPMCLAALRLPVVKRKEKEEKTSGSSGYTESLRLLLLDKIHELYLDALSRLSGDGLCKRLACSLLKAGYCYGRMDPVSNIILNTVCYDNDPYREAARASWHPDTDALVKFFSSSIFTESKSCEPTLAFMDGGIERLAMLISRSSSHTNSSSEILSKNQKMFIQAVQKKFKADQGFFVKKVNAALFNYSQQTGVQYELQMICTVNPVVVEGTSVALFKKNCKYEYSHINFWATPKGSNFSAPGPVLFFAQCSNGDKDEDERPSMCVPVSGSWISDGILS encoded by the exons ATGGCGATGGGCACACAACTCGTGGTCACGCTCGCCCCTCGCTGGCAGCGCAACTCCTATTTGGACGGGgtgcagctggtggtggtggtcatcCTCCATCCCGGTTTGCAGCAGCGGTGGCTGCTCGCCATGGGCACCTCTCCAGCTCTCCCTCTGAGATGCAA GTTATATGCTTTCAGCGTGATCACCCCTGCTAgccgctgccgccgcccctgCGTCACAAAAAGGAGCGAATCAGGGTCCATAATCGCCGGAGAGGAGCAA atccatggtttctacaaggAGGTGCTCAATCGGCTGCCGGTAAAGGGGATTCCCTCGTTGGCACCGCGCCTTCTCAAGGCCGGCCTTTGCATCGGCTTCCTCGACCCAATCTCCAACATCATCCTCAACGCCATCTCCTACTGTCCTTCTCTGTTGCCCAGCCTCGAAGAGGGTGTATCGTCTAGGAAGACGATCTTGTCCAAGATCATCACCGACACTAACGACCCCAGAGTCTTGGACATACCGCTGTCGGCGCACACGGTCCACAGCATGACGGTCGCGCGGCGGTCTCTAGAAGGTTTGGTGAGCTTCCTCATCTACTACTACCGCTACCTCGCGGAGGCAGAAGCCGTGCGCTACCTTCGCCTGGCCGGGGCCGACCTCCTCGTTGCCGTGTGGCTTATTGATCAAGATCGTAACAAGCCCTCAGTGTCCGTTTCTGACCTAATTGAGAGGAAGGCTTCATTCGATATCTCTTCCCCTACCACCAAAATAGCCCTGCGCTGTGCAGCCACCTCTGCGAGGCACCCCGAACCAGCCATTCTGGTGAATGCGGCACTGTCACTGGCATCTTCGCCGTGTAATGTATCTGAGTATCTACAGCAGTATCCCCGCCTCTCCATTAGAGAGGTGAGGTGCCTCCGCCAGTGGCTCAGCCTTCAACACTATGTCCATATGCCCCCCATCGACATATGGCGTCCCATGTGTCTTGCCGCTTTACGTCTTCCTGTTGTGAAgaggaaggagaaagaggagaaaacgTCTGGATCGTCTGGATATACAGAGTCTTTGAGGCTGTTGCTTCTTGACAAGATCCATGAGCTTTACCTAGATGCTCTTTCCAGGCTATCTGGAGATGGCTTGTGCAAGCGTCTCGCCTGCAGCCTCCTCAAGGCTGGCTATTGCTATGGCCGAATGGATCCTGTCTCAAACATCATCCTCAACA CTGTGTGTTATGACAATGACCCTTATAGGGAAGCAGCGCGTGCTTCATGGCATCCTGACACTGATGCTCTGGTAAAATTCTTTTCGTCATCCATATTCACAGAATCCAAGTCATGTGAGCCGACTCTTGCATTCATGGATGGTGGAATTGAGCGGCTCGCCATGTTGATTTCACGCAGTTCTTCACATACCAACTCAAGCTCGGAGATCTTATCAAAAAACCAGAAAATGTTCATTCAGGCGGTTCAAAAGAAGTTTAAGGCTGACCAAGGATTCTTTGTCAAGAAAGTCAATGCTGCATTGTTCAACTATAGTCAACAAACAGGG GTGCAATATGAACTTCAGATGATTTGCACTGTGAATCCTGTTGTGGTTGAAGGTACAAGTGTTGCCCTTTTTAAGAAAAATTGCAAATACGAGTATTCTCATATCAACTTCTGGGCAACGCCCAAGGGATCAAACTTCTCTGCCCCTGGCCCAGTACTATTCTTTGCCCAATGTAGCAATGGTGATAAAGATGAGGACGAAAGACCATCCATGTGCGTCCCTGTATCGGGTTCCTGGATATCTGATGGTATACTCTCTTAG